In one Drosophila albomicans strain 15112-1751.03 chromosome X, ASM965048v2, whole genome shotgun sequence genomic region, the following are encoded:
- the LOC127565446 gene encoding POU domain, class 4, transcription factor 1-like isoform X4: MRAIVLITLLALVAVAAAQGPRGGRGGRGPPQGGPQGGGFGGPGGFGGPGGFGGRPGRRPWGPWRRPHHHRRTTSTTSTTSTTSTTEATTTTEAATTTTEAAESSTEA; encoded by the exons ATGCGTGCCATCGTCCTGATTACTCTGCTCGCtctcgttgccgttgctgccgcTCAAGGTCCACGTGGCGGACGTGGTGGTCGTGGCCCACCACAGGGCGGCCCACAGGGCG GTGGTTTCGGTGGTCCAGGTGGTTTCGGTGGTCCAGGTGGTTTCGGTGGCCGTCCAGGTCGTCGTCCATGGGGCCCATGGAGGAGACCACACCACCACCGTCGCACCACAAGCACCACCAGCACTACCAGCACCACCAGCACAACGGAAGCGACTACCACGACCGAGGCTGCAACTACTACCACAGAGGCAGCTGAGTCTTCCACAGAGGCATAG
- the LOC117577552 gene encoding protein misato produces MEHTREIITLQFGTYANYVGAHFWNQQEANFVYDRDDNDGGQVAEEELPHNDVLYREGRNEYNQTTYTPRLLTVDVGGTLGHLPMVGELYGNYLPLLHEQTTDDVLQRTKESAEQSKLNTDGELDVLQQPTAAISEYQQDLLKNQVNLVDKDYKLAESCNSWADYLYARYHPRSFNVLPGLMRQADVQALGTHAAGVELWQSVDFNEEFCDRIRLYAEECDGLQGFQLLFDIDDGFSGMASKCLEHLNDEYSRTNLALPLHYPRNVGYAQADPRTAHNIRVVNSVLSYGHLSDQASMFTPLSTLSTIWRNTTLQSRHLPGLKWQVDNLYQSSAVLAAFVDTATLGYRLRQTPETLSRFCQRICPAGRTMTAAAMSLPLGMQHEQQDLIDYLDANANGELLSQLSPGCEPGSSHLLQMIVARGIPLTRLKRPVAEAGEQLRMAAYRCDSVSQMLQLYYQCAYHGSLTHATATTLPLKTQLPFPYEIFDANISSNGFRLLGERESGTRVTSAPALAALQNSSKLGEHLDALHAQTHRVQLAKLQSYSQAALERDEYETAVDKLLEFRDNYEDSHYL; encoded by the exons ATGGAGCACACACGAGAAATAATCACACTACAGTTCGGCACCTATGCCAATTATGTGGGCGCACATTTCTGGAATCAACAG GAGGCGAACTTTGTGTACGATCGCGATGACAATGACGGTGGTCAAGTGGCTGAGGAGGAGCTGCCGCACAATGATGTGCTGTACCGTGAGGGACGCAACGAATACAATCAAACGACATACACGCCCAGGCTGCTTACAGTGGATGTGGGCGGGACTCTGGGCCATCTGCCGATGGTGGGTGAACTTTATGGCAACTACTTGCCGCTGTTGCATGAACAGACAACCGACGATGTGCTGCAACGCACCAAGGAAAGCGCTGAGCAGAGTAAACTGAATACAGATGGGGAGCTGGATGTGTTGCAGCAACCCACAGCCGCCATTTCTGAGTATCAACAGGATTTACTCAAGAATCAAGTCAATTTGGTGGACAAAGATTACAAATTGGCCGAGAGTTGCAACAGCTGGGCCGACTATTTGTATGCACGCTATCATCCGCGCAGCTTCAACGTGCTGCCCGGTTTGATGCGTCAAGCAGATGTCCAAGCTCTGGGCACACATGCAGCGGGCGTTGAGCTGTGGCAGTCGGTTGACTTTAATGAGGAATTTTGCGATCGTATTCGTTTGTATGCAGAGGAATGTGATGGCTTGCAGGGCTTCCAGCTGTTGTTTGACATCGATGATGGCTTCAGTGGCATGGCCAGCAAGTGTCTGGAACACTTGAATGATGAATACAGTCGCACAAATTTGGCATTGCCTTTACACTATCCACGCAACGTTGGCTATGCACAAGCGG ATCCACGGACCGCACACAACATTCGTGTAGTGAATAGCGTGCTCAGTTATGGACATCTCAGTGATCAGGCGAGCATGTTTACTCCGCTCTCCACACTCTCAACGATTTGGCGCAACACCACGCTGCAATCACGACACCTGCCCGGTCTGAAGTGGCAAGTGGATAATCTGTATCAGAGCTCAGCGGTGCTCGCTGCGTTCGTGGACACGGCGACACTTGGCTATCGATTGCGTCAAACGCCTGAAACGTTGTCGCGTTTCTGTCAGCGCATTTGTCCGGCGGGACGCACAATGACAGCGGCTGCAATGTCGCTGCCACTGGGCATGCAACACGAGCAACAGGATCTCATTGATTACTTGGATGCGAATGCCAATGGCGAACTGTTGTCACAACTCTCGCCTGGCTGTGAGCCGGGCTCGTCGCATCTGTTGCAAATGATTGTCGCACGTGGCATTCCCTTGACACGCCTCAAACGTCCCGTTGCGGAGGCGGGTGAACAGTTGCGCATGGCTGCGTATCGTTGTGACAGCGTATCGCAAATGCTGCAGCTGTACTATCAGTGTGCCTATCACGGCAGCTTGACGCATGCCACGGCCACAACGTTACCGCTGAAGACACAGTTGCCGTTCCCCTATGAAATCTTCGATGCGAACATTTCTAGCAACGGATTTCGTTTGTTGGGTGAACGTGAGTCGGGCACGCGTGTCACGAGTGCGCCGGCATTGGCTGCGCTGCAGAATTCCTCAAAGTTGGGTGAACATCTGGATGCGTTGCATGCGCAGACGCATCGTGTTCAGCTGGCCAAGTTGCAGAGCTATTCCCAGGCGGCGTTGGAACGCGATGAGTATGAGACGGCGGTGGACAAGCTGCTCGAGTTTCGTGACAATTACGAGGACTCACACTACCTGTaa
- the LOC117571447 gene encoding RING finger protein 121, with protein MHQQHMDLHAPVDLNKSLDEMTPEERMRAEHQLMVEKHRGHDAMHSEMVIILFMTLVIVQIILVEWKKRHYRSYAFVTLLAMWIIPLIISCSFVWLRFIIIWLIFTTITALVMRRAMTKPIQGTTPRLVYKWFYFIYKLSYGLGIIGYIVIMASFLGMNYLFSQPPNTWMDVGLMFCFYGLYIGVLGRDISEICSDKMAAAIGYYTPQGMPTRHLDQNVCAVCGNQLLVSEKEEGVIENTYKLSCNHVFHEFCIRGWCIVGKKQTCPYCKEKVDLQKMFRNPWEKPHVLYGRLLDWIRWLVAWQPLIFFIVKGINWMLGLE; from the exons atgcACCAACAACACATGGATCTTCATGCGCCCGTGGACTTGAACAAG TCGCTGGACGAAATGACACCGGAGGAGCGCATGcg TGCGGAGCATCAGCTGATGGTGGAGAAGCACAGAGGCCACGATGCGATGCATTCGGAAATGGTCATCATACTGTTCATGACCCTGGTGATTGTCCAAATCATACTCGTCGAATGGAAGAAGCGACACTACAGATCCTATGCATTTGTCACACTGCTTGCCATGTGGATAATACCGCTGATCATCTCGTGCAGCTTTGTCTGGCTGCGTTTCATCATCATTTGGCTTATCTTCACCACCATTACGGCGCTGGTGATGCGACGTGCGATGACCAAGCCCATTCAAGGCACAACGCCCAG ACTGGTCTACAAATGGTTCTATTTCATCTATAAGCTAAGCTATGGCCTCGGCATCATTGGTTATATAGTGATAATGGCCTCGTTTCTGGGCATGAACTATTTGTTCTCACAACCGCCAAACACATGGATGGACGTGGGCCTGATGTTCTGTTTTTATGGCCTCTACATTGGTGTTCTGGGTCGTGATATATCTGAGATTTGTTCCGATAAAATGGCAGCAGCCATTGGC tattatacGCCGCAAGGCATGCCGACGCGACACTTGGATCAAAATGTTTGCGCCGTCTGCGGCAATCAATTGCTGGTTTCGGAGAAGGAAGAAGGCGTCATTGAGAACACCTACAAGCTGTCGTGCAATCATGTGTTCCATGAGTTTTGCATACGCGGCTGGTGCATTGTGGGCAAAAAACAAACGTGTCCGTATTGCAAAGAAAAGGTCGATCTGCAGAAAATGTTTCGCAATCC CTGGGAGAAACCGCATGTCTTATATGGCCGTTTGCTGGACTGGATTCGTTGGCTGGTGGCCTGGCAGCCGCTCATCTTTTTCATTGTTAAGGGCATCAATTGGATGCTGGGCTTGGAATAA
- the LOC127565446 gene encoding translation initiation factor IF-2-like isoform X2 codes for MRAIVLITLLALVAVAAAQGPRGGRGGRGPPQGGPQGGPPGGRGGPGGFGGPGGFGGFGGRPGRRPWGPWRRPHHHRRTTSTTSTTSTTSTTEATTTTEAATTTTEAAESSTEA; via the exons ATGCGTGCCATCGTCCTGATTACTCTGCTCGCtctcgttgccgttgctgccgcTCAAGGTCCACGTGGCGGACGTGGTGGTCGTGGCCCACCACAGGGCGGCCCACAGGGCGGTCCTCCCGGTGGTCGCGGTGGTCCAGGTGGTTTCGGTGGACCAGGTGGTTTCG GTGGTTTCGGTGGCCGTCCAGGTCGTCGTCCATGGGGCCCATGGAGGAGACCACACCACCACCGTCGCACCACAAGCACCACCAGCACTACCAGCACCACCAGCACAACGGAAGCGACTACCACGACCGAGGCTGCAACTACTACCACAGAGGCAGCTGAGTCTTCCACAGAGGCATAG
- the LOC117571431 gene encoding uncharacterized protein LOC117571431, whose amino-acid sequence MAKKGGVQQLQADISSDEEFEKFLQRPGLLVLDIYSEWCGPCLGMVGSLRKIKLELGGDNLQLAICKAGSISYLERFNKKSEPTWMFVANGKAINIMFGTDVPKLVAMITRELELTIAKEPHECYEITELQPIELEQLKIKNEALQLAEKIELEESKKKRIEYLKYVTDTIMENLPDIGITVFGPQVNRDMFKKLSEPADPLKIQCKDRKVFAITQSDFNTVNFSAENPLESDVIQHLYDKELLMCFWKVEETMGTPPTVLNLYAHELTKETIKPPDEFNEEETILPPLIVPIEVSIQVMVEVEPDEPPVEPFEGEAEAEAEAAETAAPAEQLMETKLIKIPPIWVPSDQRTHAALIYTYFRAQTATFLPPDPTPEPPHIIMTFDAYKKKDLMNLVDACRDDVPLYGFFSSDNPQTANFIANSVDKYNAKPYVPTDKIVLKVNKVLGETIPLLMEYGPSYVSPNSVVGSKEASKFFPPSYKSAQQEEAELHAVKAEKPKKRKKNKKGADAEDDQGAAGGADNQQEADDAAKTSPEEGASTTSSGEDSCESRPATADGNNLSTDAPQ is encoded by the exons ATGGCCAAGAAGGGAGGAGTTCAACAGCTCCAGGCGGACATCAGTTCCGACGAAGAGTTTGAAAAGTTTCTTCAGCGTCCCGGCCTCTTAG TTTTGGACATTTATTCGGAGTGGTGTGGTCCATGTCTGGGCATGGTGGGCAGTCTGCGTAAGATCAAGCTCGAACTGGGCGGCGATAATCTTCAGTTAGCAATT TGCAAAGCAGGCTCCATTTCCTATTTGGAGAGATTCAATAAAAAGAGCGAGCCCACCTGGATGTTTGTGGCG AATGGCAAAGCCATCAACATCATGTTTGGCACCGATGTGCCCAAACTCGTGGCCATGATCACACGCGAACTGGAGCTAACGATCGCCAAGGAGCCGCACGAATGCTACGAAATCACCGAACTGCAACCGATTGAACTGGAACAGTTGAAGATCAAGAACGAAGCGTTGCAACTGGCCGAAAAGATCGAACTCGAGGAGAGCAAAAAGAAGCGCATTGAATACTTGAAATACGTAACGGATACGATCATGGAGAATCTGCCCGATATTGGCATAACAGTTTTTGGGCCGCAAGTTAATCGCGACATGTTCAAGAAACTCTCCGAACCCGCTGATCCGCTCAAAATACAATGCAAAGATCGCAAAGTGTTTGCGATCACACAAAGCGATTTCAATACCGTCAATTTTTCAGCTGAAAATCCATTGGAAAGCGATGTTATCCAGCATCTGTACGATAAGGAATTGCTCATGTGCTTCTGGAAGGTGGAGGAAACAATGGGAACGCCACCAACGGTGCTCAATCTATACGCTCACGAGCTGACCAAGGAGACCATCAAGCCGCCCGATGAGTTCAACGAGGAGGAGACAATACTGCCGCCTCTCATAGTGCCCATTGAGGTCAGCATTCAGGTTATGGTTGAGG TCGAGCCAGACGAGCCACCAGTGGAGCCATTTGAaggagaagcagaagcagaagcagaagcagctgaAACAGCTGCCCCAGCAGAGCAGCTCATGGAAACGAAACTCATTAAAATTCCACCCATTTGGGTGCCCAGCGATCAACGCACTCATGCAGCGCTCATCTATACGTATTTCCGTGCACAAACTGCGACATTTTTGCCGCCAGATCCGACGCCGGAGCCACCGCACATTATAATGACATTTGATGCGTATAAGAAGAAGGATCTCATGAATTTGGTAGATGCCTGTCGAGACGATGTCCCGCTCTATGGTTTCTTTTCTAGTGACAATCCACAGACTGCCAATTTCATAGCAAATTCCGTGGACAAATATAATGCCAAGCCTTATGTGCC CACGGACAAGATTGTGCTGAAGGTGAACAAGGTGCTAGGCGAAACGATACCATTGCTAATGGAATATGGTCCCAGCTATGTGAGTCCCAACTCTGTGGTGGGTTCCAAGGAGGCTTCCAAGTTCTTTCCGCCCAGCTACAAGTCGGCGCAACAAGAAGAAGCCGAACTGCATGCTGTCAAAGCGGAAAAGCCCAAGAAACGCAAAAAG AACAAAAAGGGCGCTGATGCTGAGGACGATCAGGGCGCTGCTGGCGGTGCGGACAATCAGCAGGAAGCCGACGATGCGGCAAAGACTTCGCCAGAGGAAGGCGCCTCCACAACGAGCAGCGGCGAGGACAGTTGTGAGAGTCGTCCAGCGACAGCTGATGGCAACAATTTGTCCACTGATGCGCCACAATAA
- the LOC127565446 gene encoding POU domain, class 4, transcription factor 1-like isoform X1 gives MRAIVLITLLALVAVAAAQGPRGGRGGRGPPQGGPQGGPPGGRGGPGGFGGPGGFGGPGGFGGRPGRRPWGPWRRPHHHRRTTSTTSTTSTTSTTEATTTTEAATTTTEAAESSTEA, from the exons ATGCGTGCCATCGTCCTGATTACTCTGCTCGCtctcgttgccgttgctgccgcTCAAGGTCCACGTGGCGGACGTGGTGGTCGTGGCCCACCACAGGGCGGCCCACAGGGCGGTCCTCCCGGTGGTCGCGGTGGTCCAGGTGGTTTCGGTGGACCAG GTGGTTTCGGTGGTCCAGGTGGTTTCGGTGGCCGTCCAGGTCGTCGTCCATGGGGCCCATGGAGGAGACCACACCACCACCGTCGCACCACAAGCACCACCAGCACTACCAGCACCACCAGCACAACGGAAGCGACTACCACGACCGAGGCTGCAACTACTACCACAGAGGCAGCTGAGTCTTCCACAGAGGCATAG
- the LOC117576798 gene encoding translation initiation factor IF-2 — MRAIVLITLLALVAVAAAQGPRGGRGGRGPPQGGPLGGRRGPGGPGGPGGPGGPGGPGGPGGRPGGRPWRRPHHHRRTTSTTSTTSTTSTTEATTTTEAATTTTEAAETSTEA, encoded by the exons ATGCGTGCCATCGTCTTGATTACTCTGCTCGCTCTCGTTGCCGTGGCTGCCGCTCAAGGTCCACGTGGCGGACGTGGTGGTCGTGGCCCACCACAGGGTGGTCCTCTTGGTGGTCGTCGCGGTCCAGGCGGTCCCGGTGGTCCCG GTGGTCCCGGTGGTCCCGGTGGTCCAGGCGGTCCAGGTGGCCGTCCAGGAGGTCGTCCATGGAGGAGACCCCACCACCACCGTCGCACCACAAGCACCACCAGTACTACCAGCACCACCAGCACAACGGAAGCGACTACCACGACCGAGGCTGCAACTACTACCACTGAGGCAGCTGAGACTTCTACAGAAGCATAG
- the LOC127566383 gene encoding mucin-5AC-like translates to MHDFRVIFLLAGVTLAAAQGTWGPTVFGGQGPISALPGNPLSFGPFARPGSYPANINGGLPENGFPSGIPSASPGVIPNGFSGGIQSGGPGGIQNGVPGGIPIGIPGSRPGVQPVPWGPSGGSPGGRPSGLPGVRPGGLPGGLPGGPLGGFPGGLPGGLPGGPPGGLPGGPPGGPPGGPPGGPPGGLPGGRPSGFPGGLPGGPIGGLPGGPPGGPLGGLPGGLSGGPIGGLPGGPPGAFPGGLPGGFPGGLPGGFPNNQFPWGPWTPATTTEASPVTTTAVNDETTTEENIETTTGENDEFDIETTTGENDDETTTTELNVETTTGENDDETTTTEFDIETTTGENDDETTTTEFDIETTTGENDDETTTTEFDIETTTGENDDETTTTEFDIETTTGENDDETTTTEFDIETTTGENDDETTTTDLTSKLPLEKTMMKQRQQSLTSKPQQERTMMKPQQQSLTSKPQQERTMMKPQQQKFDIETTTGENDDETTTTELNVETTTEENDDETTTTEFDIETTTGENDDETTTTELNVETTTEENDDETTTTEFDIETTTGENDDETTTSTTEENDDETTTTEFDIETTTGENDDETTTTEFDIETTTGENDDETTTTELNFDIETTTGENDDETTTTELNVEATTEENDDETTTTEFDIETTTGENDDETTTTTTEENDDETTTTEFDIETTTGENDDETTTTELNVETTTEENDDETTTTEFDIETTTGENDDETTTTEFDIETTTGENDDETTTTTTEENDDETTTTEFDIETTTGENDDETTTTTTEENDDETTTTEFDIETTTGENDDETTTTTTEENDDETTTTEFDIETTTGENDDETTTTEFDIETTTGENDDETTTTTTEENDDETTTTEFDIETTTGENDDETTTTEFDIETSTGENDDETTTTEVDIETTTEENDDETTTTEFDIESTTGENDDETTTTENNEETTTEHHHRKKHKKHNKKGHKKDKKKKKGHRNHHDNRRQYRLFDWGDY, encoded by the exons ATGCATGACTTCCGTGTGATATTCCTCCTTGCTGGCGTTACTCTGGCTGCCGCTCAAGGCACTTGGGGCCCCACAGTTTTTGGTGGACAAGGCCCTATAAGTGCATTGCCTGGCAACCCTTTAAGCTTTGGCCCTTTTGCTCGTCCTGGTAGCTACCCAGCAAACATAAATGGCGGACTTCCGGAAAATGGATTTCCAAGTGGTATTCCGAGTGCAA GTCCAGGTGTAATTCCAAACGGATTCTCTGGCGGAATCCAAAGTGGAGGTCCAGGTGGAATACAGAATGGAGTTCCAGGTGGAATTCCGATTGGCATTCCAGGTAGTCGTCCTGGTGTTCAACCAGTTCCATGGGGACCATCTGGTGGCTCTCCTGGCGGTCGTCCTAGTGGACTTCCTGGCGTTCGTCCTGGTGGCCTTCCTGGTGGGCTTCCTGGTGGCCCTCTTGGTGGCTTTCCTGGTGGCCTTCCTGGTGGACTTCCTGGTGGTCCTCCTGGTGGACTTCCTGGTGGTCCTCCTGGTGGTCCTCCTGGTGGTCCTCCTGGTGGTCCTCCTGGTGGACTTCCTGGTGGCCGTCCCAGCGGCTTTCCTGGTGGGCTTCCTGGTGGCCCTATTGGTGGACTTCCTGGTGGTCCTCCTGGTGGCCCTCTTGGTGGACTTCCTGGTGGGCTTTCTGGTGGCCCTATTGGTGGACTTCCTGGTGGTCCTCCTGGTGCCTTTCCTGGTGGCCTTCCTGGTGGATTTCCCGGTGGACTACCCGGTGGTTTTCCTAATAATCAATTTCCTTGGGGTCCATGGACACCTGCAACTACAACAGAAGCAAGCCCCGTCACCACTACAGCAGTGAACGATGAAACCACGACAGAAGAGAACATCGAAACCACAACAGGAGAGAACGATG agtttGACATCGAAACTACCACTGGAGAAAACGATGAtgaaacaacgacaacagagCTTAACGTAGAAACCACAACAGGAgagaacgatgatgaaaccacaacaacagagtttGACATCGAAACCACAACAGGAgagaacgatgatgaaaccacaacaacagagtttGACATCGAAACCACAACAGGAgagaacgatgatgaaaccacaacaacagagtttGACATCGAAACCACAACAGGAgagaacgatgatgaaaccacaacaacagagtttGACATCGAAACCACAACAGGAgagaacgatgatgaaaccacaacaacagagtttGACATCGAAACCACAACAGGAgagaacgatgatgaaaccacaacaacaga tttGACATCGAAACTACCACTGGAGAAAACGATGAtgaaacaacgacaacagagTTTGACATCGAAACCACAACAGGAgagaacgatgatgaaaccacaacaacagagtttGACATCGAAACCACAACAGGAgagaacgatgatgaaaccacaacaacaga agtttGACATCGAAACCACAACAGGAgagaacgatgatgaaacaacgacaacagagCTTAACGTAGAAACTACCACTGAAgagaacgatgatgaaaccacaacaacagagtttGACATCGAAACCACAACAGGAgagaacgatgatgaaacaacgacaacagagCTTAACGTAGAAACTACCACTGAAgagaacgatgatgaaaccacaacaacagagtttGACATCGAAACCACAACAGGAgagaacgatgatgaaaccaCAACATCTACCACTGAAgagaacgatgatgaaaccacaacaacagagtttGACATCGAAACCACAACAGGAgagaacgatgatgaaaccacaacaacagagtttGACATCGAAACTACCACTGGAGAAAACGATGAtgaaacaacgacaacagagCTTAAC tttGACATCGAAACTACCACTGGAGAAAACGATGAtgaaacaacgacaacagagCTTAACGTAGAAGCTACCACTGAAgagaacgatgatgaaaccacaacaacagagtttGACATCGAAACCACAACAGGAgagaacgatgatgaaaccacaacaactaccactgaagagaacgatgatgaaaccacaacaacagagtttGACATCGAAACTACCACTGGAGAAAACGATGAtgaaacaacgacaacagagCTTAACGTAGAAACTACCACTGAAgagaacgatgatgaaaccacaacaacagagtttGACATCGAAACCACAACAGGAgagaacgatgatgaaaccacaacaacagagtttGACATCGAAACCACAACAGGAgagaacgatgatgaaaccacaacaactaccactgaagagaacgatgatgaaaccacaacaacagagtttGACATCGAAACCACAACAGGAgagaacgatgatgaaaccacaacaactaccactgaagagaacgatgatgaaaccacaacaacagagtttGACATCGAAACCACAACAGGAgagaacgatgatgaaaccacaacaactaccactgaagagaacgatgatgaaaccacaacaacagag tTTGACATCGAAACCACAACAGGAgagaacgatgatgaaaccacaacaacagagtttGACATCGAAACCACAACAGGAgagaacgatgatgaaaccacaacaactaccactgaagagaacgatgatgaaaccacaacaacagagtttGACATCGAAACCACAACAGGAgagaacgatgatgaaaccacaacaacagagtttGACATCGAAACTTCAACAGGAgagaacgatgatgaaaccacaacaacagaggTTGACATCGAAACCACCACTGAAgagaacgatgatgaaaccacaacaacagagtttGACATCGAAAGCACAACAGGAGAAAACGATGAtgaaacaacgacaacagagAATAATGAGGAAACGACCACAGAGCACCACCACAGGAAAAAGCATAAGAAGCATAACAAGAAAGGACATAAAAaagacaagaagaagaagaaaggaCATAGAAACCATCACGACAACAGGAGGCAATATAGACTCTTCGACTGGGGTGATTATTAA
- the LOC127565446 gene encoding POU domain, class 4, transcription factor 1-like isoform X3, with protein MRAIVLITLLALVAVAAAQGPRGGRGGRGPPQGGPQGGPPGGRGGPGGFGGFGGRPGRRPWGPWRRPHHHRRTTSTTSTTSTTSTTEATTTTEAATTTTEAAESSTEA; from the exons ATGCGTGCCATCGTCCTGATTACTCTGCTCGCtctcgttgccgttgctgccgcTCAAGGTCCACGTGGCGGACGTGGTGGTCGTGGCCCACCACAGGGCGGCCCACAGGGCGGTCCTCCCGGTGGTCGCGGTGGTCCAGGTGGTTTCG GTGGTTTCGGTGGCCGTCCAGGTCGTCGTCCATGGGGCCCATGGAGGAGACCACACCACCACCGTCGCACCACAAGCACCACCAGCACTACCAGCACCACCAGCACAACGGAAGCGACTACCACGACCGAGGCTGCAACTACTACCACAGAGGCAGCTGAGTCTTCCACAGAGGCATAG
- the LOC117577551 gene encoding mpv17-like protein, which produces MSLAVLAREGRNAAIIMGAGDMIAQLAIEKKSFKDYDLGRTARFSAIGFCICGPVLRRWYIKLDTLVAREQPVFKRSIKKMVLDQTCFAPPFTLFLSYLVPLVNGERHTTIVQRIREEYFSIMQRSYMLWPLAQVINFSVIPINYQVFYVQLVAVIWNCYLSIALNKQK; this is translated from the coding sequence ATGTCACTGGCAGTGCTGGCACGTGAAGGCCGCAATGCAGCTATAATAATGGGTGCTGGCGATATGATAGCCCAACTAGCAATTGAGAAGAAATCGTTTAAGGATTACGATCTAGGAAGAACAGCGCGCTTCAGTGCAATTGGCTTTTGTATCTGTGGTCCGGTGTTGCGGCGTTGGTACATCAAGCTGGACACATTGGTGGCCAGAGAACAACCCGTCTTTAAGCGTAGCATTAAAAAAATGGTGCTAGACCAGACATGTTTTGCTCCACCATTCACATTATTTCTGTCGTATTTGGTGCCCTTGGTGAACGGAGAAAGACACACTACTATTGTGCAACGGATACGTGAAGAATATTTCTCGATCATGCAACGCAGCTATATGCTGTGGCCATTGGCGCAAGTGATTAATTTTAGCGTAATACCAATTAACTATCAGGTGTTTTATGTGCAGCTGGTTGCAGTGATTTGGAATTGCTATTTGTCTATTGCGTTAAATAAGCAAAAGTAA